The DNA region TAAGTatctggattttcggtttctgagaaatatgGATCTAGTGAAGGGACAGATTACCTTTACCTGGCCACCCGAGGGAATTAAAAGGGTTGAAACTGTCTGAAAAGACCTCTTTCGATATTAACTGGACAGTTAAAAAAAGATCAAAGTAAGTAATCTTCAGAATTGAAGTTGTTTGTGAATTTGTGGTATAAAGTTTTAGGGAAAGTATTTTATAGGTTTTTGTGTTTCTCAAATCATTGTTGTCCCCATCAATATCAGTACTGTTTGCAGTCACGCAAAATTGGTAAATTTCAGACTCTTGTTACAACGATAGTTGTAACAAGTTGCTAAAGGATGCTCCAATGAGCCGAACAAAAATGAGCCAGAGTTTCCACAGGTAGgtctattttaaatattttcattatgagaTCCCTTTTTGCGACTTCTAAAGCATTATATGTTACTTTATTTTAGGTTTCCTTTTAAACTCCCAGATATTTTGGAACTTTGGATTACTGCTGTAGGAAGGGAAAATTGGTATCCCTCAAAGTATAGTAGAATATGTGAAGATTACCTTCATAATCCAAGTTatacaagaaaaatattgaaacttgatgCTGTACCAAGTGTATTCAATAATATCCCAAGACATTCAAGGATCATGGAATACTTACAGTTTCATCACTCTTCATATACAACTCACTGTGTTATGTGCATCAGAACTGGAAGAACTTTCCGACCAATTCTATAAATCATCCAtatgaaacaagaaataaagactCCTTGCAGATTCCAGTGCACCATCTGAAGCGCATACACCAGGGCATGGAATTCTGCGGCCCCAAACTATATAATAAATTTCCTTCTGAGTTTCATGACAAGTCCTAGATGAACTTTAGGAGAGAAGTGAAAAGGTTGCTTTTAAATGAAACTATATATTCTATAGAAGTTCTTATCGAGAAAGAATATGTGATgagatttgttttttatttttattgtgtttgtaTGCATGTTGTTACCACtgtgatattttatatttgtttattaCTGTCGGTAccatttgtaatattaattgcaaACGAAGATCCCTCTAACCTAATCTAATCCGATGAGAAGCAGAGCACATGTAAGTTTTCGAGTGaatttaaattatttgaaatcaataattttctttttcattgtagACTATTAATGAAGATATATGTAAACTATTTTATATATTGTATATAATAAAAGTATAGAAAGAATTGacacttgtttttttttggacaaCGCTCCTTAATTAACTTAAAATTCAGTATAGTATAAGGAAAATATGTATGTTCAACATGTAGATTAAAACCTTGATGAATTTCACATGATTACATTCTTTCATAATATACTAATCTAgttaaaatgaacaaatttctgttcttttcatacaaaaaaagaCTTATTAAATTCCGTCTACACTGCtctgaaaaatatgatcaacGTCGCAAAATTAACTCAGAAAACGTcttgaattgatgaaaaatatgattccaATCATCACAGTTCGAGAAACGGgtccaaaatttcagatatccccATCTCATTGTTGCAGGTAtttggcaaaaaaattattaaataccTTCTACACtactataaaaaatataattcacatcGCATATAGGTTATCTATGATCGCATAATCAACTCAGAAAACGTCccgatttgataaaaaatacgattcaaatcagaaaaacgaaacgtcaaaaatttaaattcaaactttaataGGTTATCTCCCCTTGCGCAAGAACAGAGAGAGAAAGATATACATCCAATTGTCTATTTCAGTCGGCCTCACTTTTGCTGACCCGAGagtcccttccatttctttctttagttcaatgcccactaccatagacttataatacattatttataagtctatgcccactactctgtaatctgtgggctaaccatagagaaagggtcttGTCTCTAAGGCTAACCAGAGACAagactctttccctttctctatggggCTAACTGAGCATAGTTAAACCAAAGAGGAACAAGaatcttatattagtgttctgtgctttGCAGTCTCTGCTCAGTGGCGTAGCGAGGGGGGAGCAAGGGGGGACATCATGCCCCGGGCGCTACTCACAAAGGGCATagatatagaaggggggagattgagcttctatatcccttctatatctctgacaAAGGGCCGCCAAATGGTTCgcaatacaaaaaaattgctggataattttaaatttgatttttggaaaatatatttcaaatcaGTGTTATGAAATAGGTGTTAATTCGTAAATAATAAGGTAAACAGGAACAATGATGGTCTAAACTCTAAATCaaactataataatatattcaCAATAAAAATCGTTTAGTGTTCTGTGATAAAAACTGGCAGGGCTGACTCGACCTGTGTGTTTGGTCCGTAtataccatagagaaagggtctcttgtccacagattacagagtgtcTCTTGTCTCtggtatatacacatttggtaaccacagattacagagtaataATCTGATTACAGagaatct from Coccinella septempunctata chromosome 1, icCocSept1.1, whole genome shotgun sequence includes:
- the LOC123320541 gene encoding THAP domain-containing protein 1-like, yielding MSRTKMSQSFHRFPFKLPDILELWITAVGRENWYPSKYSRICEDYLHNPSYTRKILKLDAVPSVFNNIPRHSRIMEYLQFHHSSYTTHCVMCIRTGRTFRPIL